The window TGATCGCGGTGATCTTCCAGGTTGTCTTCGCTATTGGGCTGGCAAGTTCACCTACGCCATAGACGCGAATGCGCAGGCGGCCCGTGTGTCCGGCATCAACATCGAGCGTCATTTGATCAAGGTGTACGCCATCGCCGGCACGTTGGCCGGTCTGGCGGGTATCGTGACCGCAGCCCGCGCCCAGACGGCACAGGCAGGCATGGGCACGATGAACGAACTGGACGCGATCCCGGCAGCAGTTATCGGCGGCACCCTAGCTCACAGGCGGCTCCGGAAGGATCGCCGGAACGATCATCCTCGGCACGATGATGTCTGGCTCCACGTTCCTGTATGTCAACATATTGCCAGGCGATCATCAAAGGCGTTATTATCGTCGCCGCATGTCGTGACCGACACGTACCATCAGCGCAACAGGAAGCGCCGACACTTTAGCGACCATTTCCGGCACAAGTAAGGGTGGACGTGTCGGGGACGCGTCCACCCTTCAGCTTGAAAGAGGAAGGAATGACAGTTCGCTTCGGGTTGCTTGGTGCAGGGCGCATTGGGAGAGTTCATGCCCAAGGGGTCGCTGCAACCCGCAAAGCTAAACTAGTGGCTGTGGCTGACTCGTACCAAAATGCCGCGCAAGATATTTCGTCTGCCTATGGCGCCGAGGTCCGGAGCGTTGAGGAGATCGAAATCTCGCACGACATCGACGCTGTCATCATCTGTACACCGACCGACACGCATGCCGTTTTGATCGAACGGTTCGCGATGGCCGGTAAGGCGATCTTCTGCGAGAAGCCGATTGATCTCAGTATCGAGCGCGTCGAACGATGTCTCGCCTTAGTCGAGAAAACCGGCCAGGCACTGATGCTGGGTTTCAATCGCCGCTTCGACCCGCACTTCGTTGCGGTACGGAAGGCGATCGACGAAGGGGCCATTGGTGATGTCGAGATGGTCACGATCGTGTCGCGCGATCCCGGCCCGCCGCCGCTTAGCTATATCAAGCGTTCGGGCGGAATCTTCCGCGATATGACTATCCATGATTTCGACATGGCGCGCTTCCTGCTCGGCGAAGAGCCGGTCAGCGTTAGCGCCGAAGCGTCCGTGCTCGTCGACAAAATGATCGGAGAAGCCGGTGATTACGATTCAGTGAGCGTTATCCTGAAAACCGCCTCCGGCAAGCACTGTACTATCTCAAATTCGCGTCGTGCCACCTATGGCTACGACCAGCGTATCGAGGTGTTGGGATCAAGAGGGATGGTGGCGGCCGAAAACCAGAGGCCGGTATCGATCGAACTTGCGAGCGGCTCCGGCTACACCCGCCCGCCGCTGCACGACTTCTTCATGAATCGCTATGTCGACGCCTATGCCAACGAGATCTCCGCCTTCATCGCCGCCATAGTCGAAAATCGCGCTATGTCGCCGAGTGGCGCCGATGGTCTCGCGGCGCTTCGGCTGGCCGGCGCTGCGCTCAAATCGGCAGAGACCGGCCGGGTCGTACGGCTCGAGACGTAATTGTTTGGCGCATGAACAACAGCATGGCGGCGCGCCGCTGCCCCATGACGTCGGAGAACGCGATGATTGAGCCATCTTTTGCCATCAATCATATTCTGGCGCCATCGCTGCGGCAGGATGCCTTTTTTGAGCTGTGCCGCAGAGTTGGCGCGTCCGGAGCTGAAATCCGCAACGACCTCGACGGGAACGCGATTCTGGACGGAACGCCGGCTGAGGAGGTGAAAGCTGCGGCCGAAGCAGCGGGTATCCGCATCCTCACCATCAATAGCTTGCAGCGCTTCAACCAGTGGAATGCGGCCCGGGAAGCCGAAGCGATAGAGCTTGCCGACTATGCGCAGGCGGTCGGTGCAGGAGCCATCGCGCTGGTGCCGCTCAACGACGGCAGCGGTCGGGAAGGCGGGGTACGCCAGCGCAATCTTGTCGCCGCGCTCAGGGCTCTCAGGCCGATCCTCGCCGATCGGGGCCTTCGCGGCTATCTCGAACCGCTCGGCTTCGAGATATGCTCTCTGCGCCTGAAGAGCGAGGCGGTTGATGCGGTCCGCGAAATCGATGGGGTTGACACATTCCGTTTAGTTCACGACACCTTCCATCACCATCTCGCCGGCGAAACGAAGCTCTTTCCCGAAGTGACCGGGATCGTCCATGTTTCTGGGGTTACGGATCCGAAACTCGCGATCTCCGGCATGCGCGATGAGCATCGCGTGTTGGTGGATGCGGACGATCGGCTCGGGAACATGGCGCAATTGCGCACATTGCTGGCCGTTGGGCTTGACATGCCGCTTTCGTTCGAGCCGTTTTCTCCGGAGGTTCAGACGCTCGCCGATCCGGCAGGGCCGCTGTCTACCAGCATTGCATTTGTTCGATCCAGCCTTTAAATGAGAGCCATATGTCTGCCTTTCGCGGTGAGATGGTTCGCCTCCCGGAAAATCCCATCAGTAGCGTTCCTAAGACCAGTGATGTAGTCGTCGGTTAAGAAGCCGATTTGAGTGGTGTGCGGTGGCTGGTGACTGAGAAGAAGGCAGCCAGGAAGAGGTACCAAAGAGCCCTTAGCCAAGCGAGGATGCGGCGGAAGTTGTAACCGACGGCGGAGAGGATGACGTTGGCGGCATCGTCGGCGCGGCCTTTGAGGTAGCAGCGGCCGAGGTGTCCTTCAGCCTTCAAATGGCCGATCACGGGCTCGATAGCGGAGCGGCGCCGCAGCTGGCGCTTGATAGTGCCGAAGACGCCGCGCTTCTGGCCGGAGATGAAGACGCGGCGCGGGTTCTGTGCGTCATGGCCGCGGTATCCCTTGTCGACAAAGGCGCGCTCGATCGCGCAGCCGGTGAGTGTCTCGGTTCGGTCGATGACGTCCCGCAGGGTGTGACCGTCGTATCCGCTTGATGGGCGCGGACCTGCATGAGCACGGGAGAGGACGGGACAGCGACCTCGCTCAGCTGCCTGTGAAAGGCCGCCGCCTCTGCCGACGAGTCGGCCGGAGAGGCATCTTGCGCGTCCACGCTATCCGTTTGTTGACGCACGCGATTCATTGAGACGAAGTTCATCTGTACTCACTTTCGAAGATGAAGGGCCAGGAGCGCTGATCGTATGCGTCTGGACTTGAGCGCCGGCATTTGACGGTTCAGCCGCCAAGCGAAAGGAAGTCGTGGTCACGACGCTCCCGATCGAATTTCAATCGGACCCCGCTGTCGATCTGTTCGAGGAGTTCGTGCCGGCTTCGAGCTCATCGAGGATTTCCTCTCGGTGATAACGGCCACTTGATCGTGTCACCACAGCGGCGCTCCGGCGCGAGACAAACCACCTGTCTACATCCCCAGGCGCGCCATCTGGGTCGACATGTGCTCCGTCTCGGGAAGGGGATACCACGGATGGCCACCAACTGCGGTG of the Bradyrhizobium quebecense genome contains:
- the iolG gene encoding inositol 2-dehydrogenase, encoding MTVRFGLLGAGRIGRVHAQGVAATRKAKLVAVADSYQNAAQDISSAYGAEVRSVEEIEISHDIDAVIICTPTDTHAVLIERFAMAGKAIFCEKPIDLSIERVERCLALVEKTGQALMLGFNRRFDPHFVAVRKAIDEGAIGDVEMVTIVSRDPGPPPLSYIKRSGGIFRDMTIHDFDMARFLLGEEPVSVSAEASVLVDKMIGEAGDYDSVSVILKTASGKHCTISNSRRATYGYDQRIEVLGSRGMVAAENQRPVSIELASGSGYTRPPLHDFFMNRYVDAYANEISAFIAAIVENRAMSPSGADGLAALRLAGAALKSAETGRVVRLET
- a CDS encoding TIM barrel protein, encoding MIEPSFAINHILAPSLRQDAFFELCRRVGASGAEIRNDLDGNAILDGTPAEEVKAAAEAAGIRILTINSLQRFNQWNAAREAEAIELADYAQAVGAGAIALVPLNDGSGREGGVRQRNLVAALRALRPILADRGLRGYLEPLGFEICSLRLKSEAVDAVREIDGVDTFRLVHDTFHHHLAGETKLFPEVTGIVHVSGVTDPKLAISGMRDEHRVLVDADDRLGNMAQLRTLLAVGLDMPLSFEPFSPEVQTLADPAGPLSTSIAFVRSSL